The DNA sequence TTCGAGTGTAGAACGGCTATTAAGAATCGTTGTGTACATATCTATTTCGGCTGAAGCAGAATTTCCTTTCAATCCTAAGGGCAAGTTTCCCAAATTCTTCATCAAAGAAGAAAGCCCGCTGATCTGTTGATTATCGCTGGGAATAATTACTGATTTCGCTTCGAATTCTTCTTGAATAAAAAAATAAATAAAAAGATACGATACAACAAAAACGCTTGCAGTAATAAGTAAAAGAAACTTTTTCCACTTCACCATAAGTACAAGGAAGTCAAAAAAATCTGTGTTCTTTGTTTCGAATATTTTGTCTTCAGTAAGCATTTAACTATTCGCGGACATTATGAAGCAATATTTTGCGGACGGCAGTAACAACATCGTTAACATCGTCATGAGTTAATTTTGGAGAAAGTGGAATTGATATTGTCCTATCTGCTACAAACTCAGTGTTTGGAAAATCTCCTCGCTGATAACCAAATCGTTCACGATAATACGGATGCAAATGCAACGCGGTGTAATGAACTCCACAACCGATATTTTCCTTCTGCATTAAATTCATAAAATCATCTCGAGTGATACGCAATTTATCTGTATCGAGTAAAAGGGTGTAAAGATGGAATGCATGCCGTGTATTGGGTTCAACTGGGGATGGGAGAAAAACAGGTAAATCGTGGAACGATTGATTATATATTTCCCATATCTCTTTGCGTCGTTTAGAGTAATCCTCAATTCGCTTCAATTGGTGAATACCAAGTGATGCTTGTATATCCATCATATTATATTTGAAACCAGGATAAATAACTTCATAGTGTTTATATCCTGAGTCAGAAAATCGTTTCCAAGCATCCTTTGTCATTCCGTGAAGTGCAAAAATTTTAAGTCTGTCTGCAAGATCCTTATCCTCAGTGGTAATCATTCCGCCTTCTCCTGTAACGATATTCTTTGTAGCGTAAAAACTATATGCTGTCATCGCACCGACATTACAAATTTTTTTACCACCATATTCTGTTTCGATTGAATGTGCTGCATCGTTTATGATAAGCGCCTTAGAATTTCTGGCTATCTCTTCAATTTCGTTCATCTCACATGCTCTTCCTGCAAAATGGACTGGAATAATGGCCTTAGTTTTCTCTGTGATTTTTTTTCTAATTTCTATCGGATCTATACACATTGATTTCCGATTAATATCCGCAAATACAGGGGTTGCCGTTGTGTGAATCACAGAGTTTGCAGTTGCACAAAACGTCATAGGCGTGGTAATGACTTCATCTCCTTCAGTAACATCAGAAACTACCATTGCAAGGTGGAGTGCAGCAGTACAAGATGATACAGCGATTGCGTATTTTGCAGCGACATATTCCGCAAACATTTCTTCGAACTTACTCACTTTTGGCCCAGTTCCAATCCAGCCAGAACGAAGTGAAGATACAACTTCTTGTATTTCATCTTCTTCTATCCGTGGGCTTCCAAAAACTAAAAAAGAATTTCTCACTATTGGTTAAATGACATTATTTAATGTTTGAAATTACGACAGCAATGCCAATTACCACACTCAACACACTCGCAACTTGGCTTGCGATTGTAGCATAATACGCAAACGAACGTTCCGGAACCTTTGGAATCCAAATATAGTCACCTTCTTCTATAACGGTTTCATCGGGTTCAAGCCACTGCTTTGATTTGGCTTTTATAATTCTGATATCTCCCTCACGTGCGTTTTCAGTAAATCCACCTGCTTTCTCTATATAATATTCAACACTTTTTCCTGTAAGAAATTCTACATTCCCCGGAGATTCAACCTGTCCAAAGACATAAATAAAATAATTAATACTCGGAATGTTAATCACATCCTCCGACTTCAATAAAACATCCTTCGATTTATCTTTTCGAAGAAATAGTTCTTCAAAATTTACGGTCACTGCTTCCTTCTTTATTCGCAAATTTGTTTCCACGACATAATATGAACTATCTTCCACGGAAACATTTCCACGCTGGCTTAACAATCTATCCAATTCTATCTCTTCCTGTTGAACAGAACGACGAATCAATTCCGCTGTTTTTAACGATGCAAACTCAGTGAATCCTCCGGCAATTTCGATCATACCGCTGAGTTTTGTTCTGTCTTTCGTAATAGGATAAGTTCCAGGATAACGGACTTCGCCGGTAATGGTAACAAAATAATCTTCCCGAAGTTCTACTTTCGGTTTCACAACAACTCTGTCTCCGGGTTGAAGTAAAAAATCTTTCTGCTTAATCATTATTTCATTGGAAGTAAACACTCGCGTTTCCAACGTTTTCCCTTCAAAATCCAAACGAGAAAACTCAATACTATCAAGCAACGCGCGCGGTGTAAAACCGTGTGCAATTTCAATCAAATCGTGAATGCTATCACCTTCGACATATTCATATCGTCCCGGTGTATTTACTTCGCCGTAAATGGCAACAACGTTTTTTGTTTTATCTTTTCTTGGAACAACGATGACATCTCCTTCGCGTAAATATGGATTCGATGTATTGTTTTTTATTGCATAAAACTTTGGTAAATCTACTCGTGTTTGCGTTCCATCTTTTCGTTTCAAAACAATATTGCGTGTTGATTGCTCTTTATCTATTCGTCTCAATTCTGCTTCTTGCTTTATGTCTGCTATGCTATTTGCTTCCTGAATTACTTTATCAACTCGGTTAATCGAATATGCTTGATAGGTTCCGGGATTCAATACCCAACCGCTAATCGTTACAACAATCGGGCGCGGCGTTACAAGTGTAACGGTGATTTCTCCTATAATATATTTTCTTCGAATCTCCGAAGTAACATTTTTCTTTGCTTCTTCAAGCGTTAAATCAGAAACTTTTACTTCGCCAACAGTTGGAATGATAAGCGTTCCTTCCGGTGTAACTGTTAAATTGAAACTCATCGGCGGACTAATCCAAACATTTACACTTATTACATCGGATGGTCCTACAATATAAGTTTTTGTATCAATGACATCTTCCATTGGTAAACCAACTTGCGTTTGTTGCGGAAAAGAAAATTCTTTTTTCTCAAGAAACGAATGTTTCTTTTCATCGGTAAATTGGGAAAAGAGAACTGAAGTTGAGAAAAGAAAAAGTATGAGAATATTTTTTACACTCATCTGTTTGCGTATTGTTGTATGTAATAGTTTTTGTATTCGCCAGAAAGGATTCGCTTCCACCAACGTTCGTGAGACAAGTACCACTCAATTGTTCCTTGCAATCCTGTTTCAAAAGTATGTTGCGGAGACCAACCAAGTTCTTTTTTTATTTTCGTTGCATCAATTGCGTAACGTAAATCATGCCCCGGTCTATCTTTTACAAACGTAATGAGCGATTCGGGTTTTTCTAAATTTTTCAAAATGAGTTTAACGATATCAATATTTTTCCATTCGTTATTACCGCCAATGTTATACACTTCTCCGACAACACCATCGTGCAACACAACATCGAGCGCCGAGCAATGGTCGTTCACGTGCAACCAATCGCGTACGTTTGTTCCTTTTCCATAGACAGGAAGTGGTTTATCATTCAACGCATTGATTATCATCAGTGGAATAAGTTTTTCCGGAAATTGATATGCACCATAATTATTAGAACATCGCGTTACAACGACAGGAATATTAAATGTGTGTTGATATGCTAATGCAAACATATCAGAACTTGTTTTACTTGCTGAATATGGCGAGTTGGGATGCAGTGAAGTGTTTTCTGTGAACTTTCCGCTTTCTCCTAATGAACCATAAACTTCGTCAGTAGAAACTTGTAAAAATTTTTCGACAGAATATTTTTTTGCTATGTCGAGTAATACTTGCGTTCCTAAAACATTGGTGCGAACAAATTCCGATGCGCTCAAAATACTTCTATCTACGTGAGACTCTGCAGCAAAATTTACAATTGCATCAATGGAATATTTTACCATCAATCCTTCTACAAAAGGGGCATCGCAAATATCACCTTTTTCAAAATGATATCGCGGATTGTCTTCTACATCTTCAAGATTTTCTAAATTTCCGGCATAGGTCAATTTATCCAGATTCACAATAGTGTATGCAGGATATTTTTGCAACATCCATTTTACAAAATTGGAGCCGATAAACCCCGCACCGCCGGTAATAAGTATATTCGTCATTTGTTATTTGTTAATCGTATTCGGAATTTTATTTCTATGAACTAATAACAGATAACTATGAACTTCTTCAATCAAGTTTATAAATTGTATTCGCGTCATCTTCGTGGCGAATTTCATCCACTGTTTCTTTCTTTCCGTTTCCCGCAAAAAGTTTATTGGGATAGTTTGTAACCATTCCAAGTTTTCCGCCTACATTTTTATAAGCGTGAACAACTCCAGGAGGAATCAATACAGATTTCGGTGAATCTTCTCCAGCGTACACCACCATTTTGTTATTATATGTCGGGGAGTTTTTTCTGTTATCCCACAAATACACTTTGAAATTCGAGGGACCGATAAACCCGAACAAATCCGATTGTTCAACGTGTTCGTGAGGTCCGCGAGCAATATCGGGATGAGTCACGGATATGTAACTCATAACGGGGAAAAATTGTTCCGCGTTGGGAATACTTTCTTTCATTTCGTCAATGCGAAATGTTTCAGCAAGCCAACCACGCTCATCAATAAATTTGCGAATGTCACGAATAACGACACCTTCGATCGTGCCTTTCTTAAACATAGGGTATAAAAATCTTTAAATAAAATGCCAAATGTATTTCTTGAGGTAAAAATTCTGTTCCTGGACTAAAGAGAATAGTATCAATAACTTGATAGAGAGATATGGTTTTGTGTAAAGAGATATTAAATTTTGGCGGCAAAAATTACAAAAGTTTGAAGGATTAGCAAAGAGAGAAATTTCTTTCTTCCTTATTCCTTATTCACTATTCATTTTCTCTTTTTTTACTTCTCGTTCTTTCAATAGTTTTCTTAACATCCGAACTGCAACTAAATGGTCTGCGTAATTAGTCGTGAACGTATGTCCTCCGCTTCCATTCGCAACAAAAAAAAATTTGTTGTGCTTGCTCGGAAACAGCACAGCGAGAATTGATTTCTTTCCTGGATTATTAACCGGTCCCGGTGGCAATCCATAATGGCGATACGTGTTAAACGGCGATTCGATTTTGTAATCGTGGTACGTTAATCGGCGCGATTTCCTTTCCAAGATATATTGTATCGTCGGGTCTGCTTGCAATGGCATATTTTTTTTTAAACGATTGAGATACACTCCCGCAATTACTGCGCGTTCCGAATCAATATGCGTTTCACCTTCAACAATGGATGCCAGTGTCAAAACTTCGTGCATTGTTAAACCAAATTTTTTTGCGTGTGATTTTTTTTCTTCTGAAAATACTGAATGAAATTTTTTCAGTTGTTTCGCAATGATTTCTTCTTCATTCATTTGCCACATTAGTTCGTACGTAGAAGGAAATAAATATCCTTCAAGGGAATGTGCTTCTATATGGAATTTCGAAAGAAATGTTCGTGAAAAAGCAAGTGACGCAAAACGCGCAGAATCTATTCCCACCGTGTTGCTCAATATGCGCGCCTGTGTTGTTATTCGCGTTCCTTCGGGAATAGTAACAATCACCGGAATTATTGCTCCTCCACTTCGCAACAATGCCAGCAATTCGCGATTTGAGAGTCCGCTCGGAATACTATATTTCCCAACAATTACACGATTTTCTCCCGGGAAAAAACGCATCATAATATCAAAATAAAATCTGCTGCGAAATACATGCTTCACTTCCAACAAGGAAAGCACGTCATCGAAATTCATTCCTTTATTGATAAAAACGATTTTACTTTGTCCTTCGGGAAAATTATTGGAAACAATGATGGCTTCGTACATAATATACACGCCGCCAAGCACAAGCAGCACCATACAAATAAGTAAGGTTGAAAAAAATTTCTTCATTGCTTCTCTTGTGAAATGCGTAAATTCGGAACAGGAACCAAATCAAACTCCGAATGAATGCCGCGTTGCAATTTCATTTCTCCCACTTTTGCAATCATTGCGCCGTTATCTGTGCAGAATTGCAGTTCAGGAATGTGAAATTGTAACGAATTGCTTTTACAAAGCGATTTAAGTCTTGAACGAAGTTCTGAATTTGCGCTTACTCCTCCTGCGATTGCAATAGAACACACATTAAACTTTCTTGCCGCAGTAAGAAGTTTCATTGTCAAAACATCAATTACTGCTATTTGAAAACTTGCACAAATATCCGCCCGTTCCTTTTCACTCAACGATTCGAGTGTTCCGTTTGTAAGAAAATGATTATCGCGTAAGTAATACAACACTGCAGTTTTCAATCCGCTGAAACTAAAATCGAACGAATCTTCATTCATCATTGCGCGGGGAAATTGTATGGCATTGGGATTTCCTTCTTTTGCCGCATTCTCGATTGCATGTCCTCCAGGATATCCGAGATTCAGCATTTTCGCAACTTTATCAAATGCTTCCCCTGCGGCGTCATCAAGTGTTTCTCCAAGAATATGATGTTGCAATGGTTTTTCTACAAGAACAAGTATCGTATGTCCTCCCGAAACGATGAGACAAAGAAATGGATATGCAGGATTTCGAACGGATAATAAATTCGAGTAAATATGCGCTTCGAGATGATTCACTCCAATAAAGGGTATGCGCAATCCGTATGAAAGTGATTTGGCGAAATTCACACCCACAAGCAATGCTCCCATTAATCCGGGACCAAACGTTACAGCGATTCCTTCAAGTTCGTATTTTGAAATGTTCGCTTTGGACAATGCGCTTTCCACAACGGGAACAATAAGTTGAATATGCGCGCGTGAGGCAAGTTCGGGAACAACACCGCCATATTTTGAGTGAACAAATTGTGATGAAATGACATTCGATTTCATTCTTCCGTTGATAAGAACTGCGGCGGAAGTTTCATCGCACGAGGTTTCGATTCCAAGAATTGTCATAATTTTTTCACAGAAAATAAAGAAAAAAGGATAATTATTTTCAAGTCCAATGGCGAATGTTAAAAAGAAAAAATTAAAAAACCCTCAATTTCTGATTGGGAAACTGAGGGTTTTGCATTTAATTCTCAATACTCAATTACACATTACTTCATCAGCAACATTTTCTTCGTTTCCGAAAACTTTCCCGCTTGCAACCTATAAAAATACATCCCGCTCGAAAGTTTGCTCGCATCAAATTCTATTTCGTGTTCGCCTTCTTGGAGTTCTTCGTTGTTGAGTAACGTTGTTACTTCTCTTCCAAGAATGTCGAAAACTTTCAATGTTGTTTGTAGGGACAATTCATGAATTGCCCCTACGGGAATTTCAAATCGTATTGTTGTCGTCGGATTAAACGGATTGGGATAGTTTTGTGAAATAGAAAACAACGGTGGAGTGTTTTCATTTTCATTGACAAATACAGAGCCGCCTTCAACAACTTCGTATGTCTGATTAGCGGAAAGCGATGAGAGAATATCAACCGTTCCCGATTGCCATTGCACAATTATACTATCTGCGGAAGTAAAGTTATTCAAACCAAAATGTGCCGTAGGCATATTTTGCGAACGATATCCGCTGCCGGAATTGATTTCGCGAAGCATACGGAGCGTTCCTATTTTTACCGATATCTGCGCCCCGATTCCCGATTTATTACTTTGCGTTCCGACAAGTTTTATTTTCAACCAATGGTTTGAAGAATTACCGTTGTTTTTGAACAAATGATTGCCATAACTTGAACTCCCTGTTGAATACAAATCCATACAGCCATCGTTATTGAAATCGCCCCAAGCAGCGCACAACTGCTGAATACTTCCGATGCCAACTTCCGCAGTTGCTTTGGTGAACGTTCCGTTGCCGTTATTTTTGTAGAGAACAGATGTTGCGTTTTGTCCTGCGCACGTTACAAATATATCTTCGAAACCATTATTATCATAGTCCGCAGTTGTAACTCCCCACGAAATGACATTATCGGTAATACCTGCTTGCGCCGCAATCTCGGTGAACGAATTATCTCCGTTATTTTTGAACAATTGAATCGGTGTTGGCGTTGTTCCACCTGCGTAGGGAGCAAAACAGAAATCCCAAAATCCATCATTATTGAAATCGAACCATTGCGCGCCGCGTCCTCCGCCGTTGAAACCAAGCGACGAAGCAATTTCAGAAAATGTTCCGTTTCCATTATTTTTATGAAAGAAACTTGGACCGGTGGATTGCAAATTACTGATGAACAAATCGGAAAAACCATCGCGGTTAAAATCTCCCCAATGCGTTGCTTGTTCAAGAATGCCGCTCACCTGATGATTAACCCCCGCTTGTTCGGCAACATTGGTGAACGTATAATCACCGTTATTCTTGTATAACACATCGGGCGAACTTGCAGAATTGGAAACGGAAATATAAAAATCCACAAAGCCATCGTTATTAAAATCAGCCCACGTTGGCATTTGTGCAGCGCCAACATTGACACCTGCATTTGTTTCAATGCTGGTAAATGTGGTGTCGCCGGATTCAAGATTGTTTCGCCATAACCGCACAGGTGCTGAAACGGCAGTGGTTATAAGATCGAAATCGCCGTCGTTATCCATATCGGCAAACGAAGATGCAATTGTATTCGCTATATCGTTCATTCCCACTAGTGAAGCAATATCGGTGAACGTTCCGTCTCCGTTGTTTTTGAAGAATTTATTGGCTGAATTTCCTCCTGTTGGAACATATAAATCCAGTAAACCGTCGTTGTTGAAATCTACCCACGAACATCCGCGAGCGGAGCCGTCTGCTAAACCGATTCCTGCGGAAGAGGCAACATCGGTGAACGTGGTTTGCGATGCAACGAGATGCGAAAGAAAAAACGAGAGAAGAAAAAAGAAAATGAAACGATGAAAAAACATTGGAACTCCGGGAACAAATGTTGTATCTTTTTATAAACCTTCAGGTTCGGAAATCTTGAAGGATTGAGTATTGCGTAATACGTTCAGTACACTTTGAAAATCGTTCGGCACATCGGATTCAAATCGAAGAAACTCGTTGGTTTTTGGATGAAGAAAACCGAGTGTTTTTGCGTGCAACGCTTGACGATGAATGCTCTGAAACAATCCTTCAACAAATTCTTTCTGTTCATTGCCGTGTTCTCCGTACGAGGATTTTCTTCCTCCATATTCACTATCACCAAAGACCGGATGAGCGATATGCTGTAAATGCGCGCGTATCTGATGAGTTCTTCCTGTTCGTAGCCGCAAACGAAGTAGAGTAAGGAACGAAAATTCTTCCAGAACAATATATTCCGTTATCGCATTTTTTCCGTCGTCGCGAACGGTAATGCGTTTTCGATTTTGGTTGCTTCGTCCCAATGGCGCATCTATGATACCGCTTTTTTCATTCGAAGATTTTCGTTTCGCAACAGGGAAAATACCCCAAACAATTGCCCAATATTCTCGTTCGATGGTATGCAAAGAAAATTGTTTTGCTAATCGGGAATGGGTAACATCATCTTTAGCGCAAACTAATAATCCCGAAGTATTTTTATCGAGGCGATGAACAATTCCCGGTCGCGTTTCATCATTTATCGTAGATAGTTGAGCATAGTGAAAGAGCAACGCATTGACAAGTGTTCCTGAATAATTTCCGAATGCAGGGTGTGTTACCATTCCTGCGGGCTTATTGACTACCAGTAGATATTCGTCTTCGTGCACAATGTCGAGAGGAATATTTTCCGGAACAACTTTTGGCAAAGGATTTTTCGGAAGCGTTATTTCAATAATTTCTCCGGGAGCGACTTTATGACTTTGTTTTGTCGGTTCTCCGTTGACAAGAACTAATCCGTGTTGAATAGCGGCTTGTACTTTTGTACGCGTTGCGTTTTCAATGCAATGCGTTAAATATACGTCTATGCGTTCCTGCGTTTTCCCTTGCGGTACATTAATGGTCAATGTTACAGACATCGTTACGAACGAGGAATGTGCTCCGTAGATTGTTTAGACGCCGGTGATATGAGAGGAATAGTTGAAGTAGTATTCTCTTCTTTCAATGTATCTGAAGAATGGTGATGTTGCGAAGTAAAGTAATGCGCAAACAATAAAATTACGATGCCAACCGTAACGGAAGCATCAGCAATGTTGAACACTGGCCATCGCGTCAATGAATAATGGAAAAGGTGAATGTCAAAAAAATCTACGTCAATAAAATCCACAACTTTTCCATAAAACAAATCGCCTTCGTTATAGAACACGCCGTAAAAAATTCTGTCAATAAGATTCCCGATTGCACCTCCTAAAATCAATGCAATAGGAAACTTCACGATGAAGCGTTCTCCGATAATTTTGTAAAGATAGACAGCAATAACAATACTCGCAACAACAGAAAAGAGAGAGAAGAAGAGTTTTCCCCCAATATCAATACCAAATGCCATCCCTGCATTTTCAATATACGTGAATCGAAGTAAATCGCCGAGCAACGGAATGCTCGTGTACAAAGGAAATCCAATCCATTCGATACCAAAGAATGGAAGAGAACAACCTTTAACAAAGACTTTAGTTGCCTGGTCAAGAATAACGATGATGGAACTAATGTAAAATATTCTCATGCTTCCTTGCTTATGAGAGGAGTTCCACTAGAATGATTTTTACAATCGGTGCACATTTGCGCATGAGGAACTGCTTCTAACCGTTTCTTTTCAATGAGGTTTCCGCACACCTTACACCATCCGTAATTCCCGCGTTCGATACGATTCAGCGCTTCATTCAAATTATTCAAAAATTTTGCTTCGCGCGAAACCATTAAAAACGCCTTTTCACGTTCCATCGAATCTGTTCCGTGTTCCATATGCAGCGAATAGAGCGAACTGCCTTGCATATACTCTCCCGTTGTAGGGTCAATAACCGTATCGCGTTCGCGTTCGATGTCTTCCAATACTTCTTGTTTTTTTTCAAGTATCACTTCCTTAAAAAACTTCAAATCTTTTTTCGAATAACTGCCTTTTCTCATTGGTGCAACAATGATGCTATCTTCCAGTCGCTTTCTCCTTGACTGTTTTCTTCGAACAGGAACTTTAATAATAGTAACGGTTTGCTCCGTTTTCTTTTCAACTTTTGGTGTTGTTCTTTTTTTCTTCTGAACCGTTGTTTTTTTCTTTGTTGTCGTTCGGGTTGTTCTGAATTGAGTTTTATTTCTAGTAGTTTTGGATGAACGGTTTTTTTTCTTCATCGGTTTTATTGTCATTTTTTTGGGTAAGTTAAAGTGTAATTCGGTGAATAACTATTTCGCACATTTCTCCGTTCACATCAAACGATTGAGAAACATCTCCATTATTGATTGTAGAGAATAATGAAAATGCAAGCGTCTCATTCTGAACATACTCTTTCATTGTTGAAATCGCGTTGTGCAATCGTTCTGTGGTTTTGTAAAAAATTTTTATTCTATCTGTAATTTCAAAGTTGGAATCTTTGCGCAAGTTTTGAATGCGGTTGACAAACTCACGCGCTAATCCCTCGTTGACAAGTTCTTCGGAGAGTTCTGTATCGAGCGCAACGGTGATTTCGTTATCCGATGCAACGAGCCAACCTTGTATATCTTCGCTCAAAATTTCTACATCACTTTTTTCGATGAGAACATTTTGCGATTCAACTTCGAGAGAAATTTTTCCTTCTACATCAAGGTGAAGTATTTGTTGCGAAGAAAGTTGCTGAACTGCCAGCGCAACTTTCGGCGTTAGTTTTCCGTGTTTTGCGCCAAGAGCCTTGAAATTCGGTTTTACTTTTCTGCGAATGATTGCATTATCCATTGCAACGTACTCAATCGCTTTCACGTTAATTTCTTCGATGATAACATTTTCCATTCGTTGAATCATTTCTTTATCGCGTTGATTTGCAATCGGGATGAGAATACGTTTCAACGGTTGACGAACTTTCAAATTAGATTTTGTTCTCATTGAGCGAACGAGAATGACAATGCGCTCTGCTTTGTCCATTCGCTGTTCAAGTTCTTTGTCAATCGCGTTTTCATTCACTTTCGGAAGCAACGCAAGATGAATGGATTCAACGCTTTCTTTTTTTGTTACGGAATTTAAATTGCGAAATAATTCTTCTGCAATAAATGGAGCAAACGGCGCGATGAGTTTTGAAATTGTAATCAAACATTCGTAGAGAGTTTGATACGCGGCAAGTTTATCGCTTCCCGATTCGCTCTTCCAAAAACGTCTTCTGTTTCTTCTCACATACCAATTAGAAAGTTGGTCAATCGTAAAATCGGAAACAGCGCGCGCGGCTTTCATTATCTCGTATGCATCCATCATTTCATCATACGATTTTACTAATGTATTAAGCGAAGAAATTATCCATCTGTCAATTTCCGGTCGCTCATTTAATGGAACTTCTCTCCACTGCGAGTCTTCGACTTTTTCTTTGAACGTAAATCCGTCAACATTCGCATACAACGAAAAGAATGAATACGTGTTGAGCAACGTTCCGAAAAACTTTCTTTGAACCTCCGCTAACCCCGCTTCATCAAACAATGTTGGTTTCCACGGCGGCGATGTTGTAACCAAATACCAGCGTGTTGTATCAGCGCCGTATTTTTCCAAAATCATAAACGGGTCAACGGTATTTCCTTTCGACTTCGACATTTTTTGTCCGTCTTTATCGAGAATCAATTCGTTCACAACAACATTTTTATACGCCGGCTTATCAAACAAAAAT is a window from the Ignavibacteria bacterium genome containing:
- a CDS encoding DegT/DnrJ/EryC1/StrS family aminotransferase, translated to MRNSFLVFGSPRIEEDEIQEVVSSLRSGWIGTGPKVSKFEEMFAEYVAAKYAIAVSSCTAALHLAMVVSDVTEGDEVITTPMTFCATANSVIHTTATPVFADINRKSMCIDPIEIRKKITEKTKAIIPVHFAGRACEMNEIEEIARNSKALIINDAAHSIETEYGGKKICNVGAMTAYSFYATKNIVTGEGGMITTEDKDLADRLKIFALHGMTKDAWKRFSDSGYKHYEVIYPGFKYNMMDIQASLGIHQLKRIEDYSKRRKEIWEIYNQSFHDLPVFLPSPVEPNTRHAFHLYTLLLDTDKLRITRDDFMNLMQKENIGCGVHYTALHLHPYYRERFGYQRGDFPNTEFVADRTISIPLSPKLTHDDVNDVVTAVRKILLHNVRE
- the rfbB gene encoding dTDP-glucose 4,6-dehydratase, with protein sequence MTNILITGGAGFIGSNFVKWMLQKYPAYTIVNLDKLTYAGNLENLEDVEDNPRYHFEKGDICDAPFVEGLMVKYSIDAIVNFAAESHVDRSILSASEFVRTNVLGTQVLLDIAKKYSVEKFLQVSTDEVYGSLGESGKFTENTSLHPNSPYSASKTSSDMFALAYQHTFNIPVVVTRCSNNYGAYQFPEKLIPLMIINALNDKPLPVYGKGTNVRDWLHVNDHCSALDVVLHDGVVGEVYNIGGNNEWKNIDIVKLILKNLEKPESLITFVKDRPGHDLRYAIDATKIKKELGWSPQHTFETGLQGTIEWYLSHERWWKRILSGEYKNYYIQQYANR
- a CDS encoding dTDP-4-dehydrorhamnose 3,5-epimerase, producing the protein MFKKGTIEGVVIRDIRKFIDERGWLAETFRIDEMKESIPNAEQFFPVMSYISVTHPDIARGPHEHVEQSDLFGFIGPSNFKVYLWDNRKNSPTYNNKMVVYAGEDSPKSVLIPPGVVHAYKNVGGKLGMVTNYPNKLFAGNGKKETVDEIRHEDDANTIYKLD
- the mltG gene encoding endolytic transglycosylase MltG; its protein translation is MKKFFSTLLICMVLLVLGGVYIMYEAIIVSNNFPEGQSKIVFINKGMNFDDVLSLLEVKHVFRSRFYFDIMMRFFPGENRVIVGKYSIPSGLSNRELLALLRSGGAIIPVIVTIPEGTRITTQARILSNTVGIDSARFASLAFSRTFLSKFHIEAHSLEGYLFPSTYELMWQMNEEEIIAKQLKKFHSVFSEEKKSHAKKFGLTMHEVLTLASIVEGETHIDSERAVIAGVYLNRLKKNMPLQADPTIQYILERKSRRLTYHDYKIESPFNTYRHYGLPPGPVNNPGKKSILAVLFPSKHNKFFFVANGSGGHTFTTNYADHLVAVRMLRKLLKEREVKKEKMNSE
- the tsaD gene encoding tRNA (adenosine(37)-N6)-threonylcarbamoyltransferase complex transferase subunit TsaD, producing MTILGIETSCDETSAAVLINGRMKSNVISSQFVHSKYGGVVPELASRAHIQLIVPVVESALSKANISKYELEGIAVTFGPGLMGALLVGVNFAKSLSYGLRIPFIGVNHLEAHIYSNLLSVRNPAYPFLCLIVSGGHTILVLVEKPLQHHILGETLDDAAGEAFDKVAKMLNLGYPGGHAIENAAKEGNPNAIQFPRAMMNEDSFDFSFSGLKTAVLYYLRDNHFLTNGTLESLSEKERADICASFQIAVIDVLTMKLLTAARKFNVCSIAIAGGVSANSELRSRLKSLCKSNSLQFHIPELQFCTDNGAMIAKVGEMKLQRGIHSEFDLVPVPNLRISQEKQ
- a CDS encoding T9SS type A sorting domain-containing protein — translated: MFFHRFIFFFLLSFFLSHLVASQTTFTDVASSAGIGLADGSARGCSWVDFNNDGLLDLYVPTGGNSANKFFKNNGDGTFTDIASLVGMNDIANTIASSFADMDNDGDFDLITTAVSAPVRLWRNNLESGDTTFTSIETNAGVNVGAAQMPTWADFNNDGFVDFYISVSNSASSPDVLYKNNGDYTFTNVAEQAGVNHQVSGILEQATHWGDFNRDGFSDLFISNLQSTGPSFFHKNNGNGTFSEIASSLGFNGGGRGAQWFDFNNDGFWDFCFAPYAGGTTPTPIQLFKNNGDNSFTEIAAQAGITDNVISWGVTTADYDNNGFEDIFVTCAGQNATSVLYKNNGNGTFTKATAEVGIGSIQQLCAAWGDFNNDGCMDLYSTGSSSYGNHLFKNNGNSSNHWLKIKLVGTQSNKSGIGAQISVKIGTLRMLREINSGSGYRSQNMPTAHFGLNNFTSADSIIVQWQSGTVDILSSLSANQTYEVVEGGSVFVNENENTPPLFSISQNYPNPFNPTTTIRFEIPVGAIHELSLQTTLKVFDILGREVTTLLNNEELQEGEHEIEFDASKLSSGMYFYRLQAGKFSETKKMLLMK
- a CDS encoding RluA family pseudouridine synthase — its product is MSVTLTINVPQGKTQERIDVYLTHCIENATRTKVQAAIQHGLVLVNGEPTKQSHKVAPGEIIEITLPKNPLPKVVPENIPLDIVHEDEYLLVVNKPAGMVTHPAFGNYSGTLVNALLFHYAQLSTINDETRPGIVHRLDKNTSGLLVCAKDDVTHSRLAKQFSLHTIEREYWAIVWGIFPVAKRKSSNEKSGIIDAPLGRSNQNRKRITVRDDGKNAITEYIVLEEFSFLTLLRLRLRTGRTHQIRAHLQHIAHPVFGDSEYGGRKSSYGEHGNEQKEFVEGLFQSIHRQALHAKTLGFLHPKTNEFLRFESDVPNDFQSVLNVLRNTQSFKISEPEGL
- a CDS encoding signal peptidase II; translated protein: MRIFYISSIIVILDQATKVFVKGCSLPFFGIEWIGFPLYTSIPLLGDLLRFTYIENAGMAFGIDIGGKLFFSLFSVVASIVIAVYLYKIIGERFIVKFPIALILGGAIGNLIDRIFYGVFYNEGDLFYGKVVDFIDVDFFDIHLFHYSLTRWPVFNIADASVTVGIVILLFAHYFTSQHHHSSDTLKEENTTSTIPLISPASKQSTEHIPRS